CTGGTCAAGATGGCCTGATTACCTTCCTGATTACCTAGAATGATCAGCACTGGGGACTTTCTTTGGAAACTCAAGGTTAAGAGGCTGACCACAGGAAAGAACTCCTCAGAAGTCTGGTTTATGGAAGACTTGAGAACTTCAGCAATGTGAGTCTCAAAGTGGGCTTTAACATGGGAAGATTTTATTTCTTGTTCGGTATTCCCAGGTTACCTGAAATTCGGGAGGGCAGAGGCATATCTGATCACACCTAGGACTAAGAGAGAgaggatgtgtgtgtgtctctggctgtctctctcGTCTCTGGCTCCTAGAAATGGCTGGCCAGTAGATCACTTGCCATGAAACAAGGGTGGCCAGGGCCCAGAGGATACAGCATGATCCTGGAGTTCGGAGGTCTCCTCCAGCAGTGGGGAAAGCCAGGAGGATCCCACCCAAGCTAGCTTCCAAACAGAGAGACACTggccaagtcatttcccctccacGTCCCCGGGGGACTATCCAAGTGCCTGCGTCAGAGTGGAGGAATCCACTAGTACACGTGGAGGGATTTTCCTCGCCCCAGACATCCCTCGGCCAATGAGATCCCGGGTGAGTCCCCGGGCACTTTGTTCTCAGCAGGCGCTCCCAAGCCTGTGTCCAGCCTGGGAAGGGCTAAGGGCCCCCTGGCGGGCCTAGGTTGGGCTtggctggagggagggaggaggagaaagctcTTCCGGCACtcgaggcccagagagggagccACAGCTGGTCCTCCCCCGCTTCTCATCGTGCTGCTCTCTCTTCATGTGACCAGAGTTGGGCTGAGCTTATAGCAGTGTTTGGGGTCCAGAGGTTAGCCCAGGACAGGGTATACAGTTGGTGCCTAACAAATGCTGATGGAGAAGGAAGCTGCAAATCCCAAGGCAGGCTAAGGCCAGCAGTCTGTGCCCATCCTAAAGAGTGAGGGGGCTGGACCAAGGAAGGGAACAGAGGCTGCTCTAGCCTATGCTGCTGCCCCTGGGCCTGTAGCTTCCTTCCCTCAGTTTCTCTCCCAGAAAGAATCAGAAGCTTTGCAAGATGACATAGTGGGAAAAGTACCAATCTTGGAGTCacaaagtcctggattcaaatccctcctcttgaaacttactagctgtgtgaccctgggctggcCTCTCTGGGCCACTGTTTCCACATCTGGAAAATTGGGGTGTTGGACAACTCATTGGCCTTTAGCTTTCAGTGCTCCATGGATGCTAGTTTGATCTAGAACACTTGACTGCTCAAGAACAATTCTTATTCCTGAATCTGGCTCTAGAGAGATGGGCTTTCTCAGGGCTGATAACAAAAGGGACCCAGGACCAGGCACTGGCCTCACTAGAGGCCAGGGGCAGGTGTGGGTGGGAGCAGAACAAGATGGAAGGCTGGAGGTGAAGGTGTACGAGGCCCGTGGAATGGGCCCAGGAGGTCTGAAGAAGCATGACTGGATAGAACTTGGCAGTGGGAGTCTTGAGTCCCCCCCCCTTCTCTGGGCTGCCAAGGAGATGGCCCCAGGGCTCCTCTGTTCTCCCATCATCATCTCCCCTAGGTCCCATCACTCTCCTCCCTGTCACtgcctccctgcccccctccctgCGGGCCCAGCCCCAACTctgtgaggagggaagggaagccaAGGGACTCAGCCAGCTCCAAAGCTTCAGCTCCTTGAGCCCCTAATTGGGCTCCCGGGGATTCTCGGAGCTCACACGAACATGTGAGCCCCACACCTGGCTGGCCAGCCAATGAGAGGATCAAAAGACCATGGAGAGGTCTGGCCTTGAGTTCTAGCAGCCAGTTCTAGGGCTAGAACCCAGGCGATCTTGGCTTCCAGaagcaggaaggagggaaaggtcTCCTAAACCTTGTGatttgatatttataaaataaggaagttggaaaaAGTCATCTCTGTTCCCCAAAcacctccagctctgacattccttctTCTAAAGCTCCTCCCAGCCCTGATACTTCCTATTCTCACACTTCTCCCAGCTCTACTATTCTGTCATTCAATGCTAAGTCCAAGAAAGCATATTAAGCACTTACAGATCCCAGGCTCGGTGCAGGTGAGAGTCCCATCCTCAGGGACCAGGTGGGCATTGTACCTCTGAGTGGGAACGACCTCGGTCATCTCTCCAGCTCTCTGCCGCTCACCAGTCTTTGTCTTCAGGAAGACCCCAAAGCCCACATCTGCCCCATCTGACATGAACTGCCACCTACGGGCAGGCACAGACCCCAGTCACCGGAGTCCCTCCCCGTTTAGGGGCCTTTCCTGGGGCCAATACCCTCCATTTGGTTCAAGAGACTCAAATCTGGGGCCCGAGCTAATCAGATGACATTTAATAGcgataaatgtaaagtcctgcACTTGGGTTCAAAGTGTCAATTGCACTAGTGAAAAACGGAGGACTTATACCTAGCTAGACAACAATTTGATGGAAAGAGTTTGGGAGATTTTTTTGGACCTCAAATTCAAGAATAAGCTGTGAGACAAAGTCATCAAAAAAGTTAACACTTTCTTGAGTTGCACTAAGGGGCTATTTTCTAGACTTCTCTTGCCCCAACCcccaaataatcatttatttatttttgtatgagGCATTATAGCTAGAGGGCTGACCTTGCAGCCTGGAAGCCTTAGGTtcgagtcctgcctctgacataagCCAACCGTGGGAGCTAAAATTATTAAAAGGTCCCAGAAGCCCTGGCCCACCTGGGTAGAGTTCCTCCCAAGAACATCTCTCCACCAATGAGAGCACAGCTCTAGCCACTGTCCTCAATtggcatatattttatatccagTTATATGTTTCCATGTTCCCCCAATAAAATCTTTGAAGCAGAGAATGttgtatttttagaatttttgtaTCTCTGGCACCTAGCACCTTACCTAGCATACAGTAGGTGTCTGATTAATGCTTACAGATTGATTGATACATCCAGGGCACAGAAGGTCTGTGTTCCACAGTTCATGGTCTAGGAAGGACATTGATGGAGAGCAACCAGAATGGGGAAGAACTCTGAGATCATGCCAAAAGAGGATGGGCTGAGGGCACTGGGGAGGctagtcagagaagaaaaagccCATCACATAGGGCATGatgaatcaataagcattaattaagcacctgctgtgtgctgGTGCCTATCGTCAAGTGTTTGAAGAGCGACTATGTGGAAAAGTCTAATGGCTTAAGCCTTGGCACAGCACCCagtacatagtaaatacttaataagtgtttgttgcctctctgcctgtctccctgcctgcctgcctgcctggaTTTGGTCTACAAGGAGCAGAAACTGCAGAAAGACAGGTATGGGCTTGACAGAAGGAAGAATTATCCTATCCAAAAGGAGTGTCCtgggaggtagtgagctccctgtcactgaaggtcttcaagcTGAGGCCTGTCAGGGTTAGACTAAAGGATGGAGGAGCTTCTCTGACAAAGTCGACTCCTATCCTTCTCCCTGCTTGGCTCCTGCTGATTCTGAAGGGCTTCAGAGGGGAGGTGGGTAGAGCACCTGGAGGGCTTGGCCCACCCTTACCTGAGGACACAACTGGGGAAGAGGATCTCGTATTCCACCTGATGGGAGGAGCCCCTGTTGATCTGGACCGTGTGCTCATACTGCTGATTCACCTGATCCCGGATGTAATACTTCTTGGGGATTTCGCCCCCGTAGTTAATCTGCAGGGAGCCCAGGGGGTGAGTGggtgtgggagggggaggagaagccCTGCCCCACTTCTAACCCTCCCCTCCCTCTGGCCCCTCGAGGCCCCCTACCTTGGATTTGCACTTGGGGTTCCCATCGGGATCTGTCATGGTGCCCCCATAATCCATGGGCAGCTGGTCAGGGCTGATATGCTTCAGTAAAACTTCCTTCCAATTCGCTGTTGGAAAAAGGAGGTGGTTGGAGCACCACGGGGCAGAGGTGCCGTTATTTCCCAGGAATCCTAGCTTCATTTATCTCCCCCATTCAGTTGGGAGCTGGCTTTTCCCTGTTAGCAAACATTTCTTGAGTAACTGCCCCCATCCCCAGAAACTGACCCAAAGATGaactgggaagaggaggaggacgaggaagaggaggaggaggaggaagagggcagTTAATCAAAGCCAAGACCCCTAAGGGAAGATTCACCACAGCCTCATTGGCCTCACAGCATCTTGGACTACAAGAAATCACAGAACCTCAGAGACAGCTTCAAAGCTCTGGTCTTTTGGCTCAACTCCCTGCTAGATTCAGGGTTCCTCTTTAGGCTTATTCCCAATAGGTGGCCCTTGCTcaggtggtacagtagagagGCGGCTGCTCAgggaggcctgagttcaaatcctgcctcagacactcatttaCTCCATGACCCTGGATGATCCATCTcacttctgtctgtctcagtttccccatttacaaAATGGGGATCACAACAACACCCAACTCATATAACTGTAAGGATTAAATGCTatcatatatgtaaagtgctttgcagaccttaCAGTGTCAAATAattgttcaatatttttaatgCTATTATTCATCCACATTTGGAGAGTCTCTTTTCTCTGGATTGTGTCCCTCCTTCACTCAGCTTCCTCCTAACTCCGAGGTGGCCTGGGCTATCCGAGGCTCTATCAAACACCTATACTCAGGAGAGCTCCTTCTGATCTTGGAAAGCTTTGAATCGAGACCTGAAAATGGACCGTCTGTCTATTCCCTAAAGCCCTTCGTGGTCACCAGCAGAGACTACTCTACTCAGCCTTGGTAAAAGGAGAATCCATGGGGATGGGAGAGCTAAGAGGCCTGAGCTTGACTTTGACCTCCTCCACTGACCAGCTAGGTGAACTTCCCTGACTTTCAatgtcctttttcttccctcataGGTACCCCTAGAAGGGATACCAGAGGCTAGATAATATAGACTCTTCATTGTACAGAGGAGAAACCTAAGGTCCAGGGtgatagtgacttgcccaaggtcacacaggtaatacgcatgaaagacaagatttgaacccagattcttaaACCCTGGAACCAGTactcttttgtctttgcattGAAGGCCCCTGAATCCCTCATTTTTTAGAAGGGGAAATGGATGTcaagacttgtccaagatcaaagGGGAACCAAACCAGCTCTATTTCTACTGTATTGTATAACCCTGTCCTTTATCTGCTTGTCTCTGCATGTTCTCCCCATCTACTCctagcagaatgtaagctccctgagagcagagactgtttttattttctctttgtatcataCCCAGGCAGAAGGGCAGATGTGGAGATGTTTTATAAATGCTGCTCAGATTGAATGATTGAATCGCTGTCCAGAATGGCAAGAGAAGTTTAGAGAAAAAGGACAGAGAGACTCAGAACACCTGCTCACCTCACCCTGGTAGGAGGACCATTTCAAGAGAGAAAAGTTTTCTGCCATAATCTCTTCCTGAGCAAGGTCAGTCGTTAGACATTCCAGGAAACCCAGAAAGAACCAAAGGTTTCCAAGTCCATTTCCTGAAGCCAACTCAATCCTTGCCAGTTCCTAGCTCTGTGCCCTTCAAGGACAGGAGAGGACATGAATTGATGCAGGGGCTACTCACCACCCAGAACCATGATCTTCTTCCTTGTGTCCTCGCTCAGGAAGGGTTTGATGAGGTTGTAGGCCACAGGGAATAGTTTGGGAGCTAGAACAGAGAGGCACAGGGAGAAACCATGAGGCAGCCAGGTCAGAACTTAGCACACATCACTAGCCTTTCAGCACACCTGCCTACCTCCTTCACCCCCTTTCCAATTTCATGATTGTACCCTGAATCCAAGCAGAAAGCCTTGGTTTCCCCGGGGCCTCGCTGAGGCCCCAGATTCCTCCAGTTCTCCTCTCTCATCCTTGAAGGCCCACGGTCAATAAGGCCACCTCCAGAGCCTTCTCCAGCTCCCCACAGTATCTCCCCTGGCACCTTGTTCTCTCAAGCAGTGACTGGGAGCAGCAACTATCGCCCTCCCAGCCTGGAAGGCCACAGGTACAACGTCCACCAAACCattaaattaaacatttactTCACTCTACTTTATCTGGAGGCTAACAAACAACCACAAAGAAGAtcccccctccccacaccccaatttcttcatctgccaaaaattaaggaagttgaactagatgaccttaaAGCCCCATCCACGCTCTAGATCTATGAGCCTAAGAAATAAGGCACAGTTCCTGCCGTCTATAAAAATAGCTGACCAATCTCATATGACTCCCCTGCATACTCTCTATATTCCAGCCATACCAGCCCACTAATTGTGGTTCTCCATACACAATGTTCCACCTTCCACCTCCACACTTTTGCACAAGctgttccctctttcccctccattCACTTCCTTCTCATATCCACCCCATGGAAACTCTAGGACTCATCGAGAATCCACGCAAGTGCCACCTCCTACCAAAAAACCTTTCCTGCCCCTTCTCTAGTACTATTAATAAAGGCCATTCAGATTGAATAGCTGACTCACTGGCAGGAGTAGGAGGAGAGGTAAGAGGTTTGGACAGAGGAGTTCAGAGTCTTGCTCATCTCACTCTGACAGGAGGACCAATTCATGATAGAAAAGTATTCTAGGGgccaactaggtagcacagtggatagaacaccaggcccagagttggatagacctcagttcaaatttagcttcagacagtgcctagctgtatgactctaggcaagtcacttaaccctcattgcctagcctttgctattcttgtcttggaattgatactaagacagaaggtaaggggaaggaaagaaagagagaaagagagggaatggaggaagggagagagaaataaagaaaaaagaggaagaggaagaaagaaagaaagaaagaaagaaagaaagaaagaaagaaagaaagaaagaaagaaagaaagaaagaaagaaagaaagaaagaaagaaagaaagaaagaaagaaagaaagaaagaaagaaagaaagaaagaaagaaagaaagaaagaaagaaagaaaggaaggaaggaaggaagggagggagggagggagggagggagggagggagggagggagggagggagggagggagggagggaggaaggaagaaggaaaggaaggaagaaggaaagaaagaaaggaagaaagaaagaaagaaggaaaggaaggaagaaggaaagaaagaaaggaagaaaggaagaaagaaagaaagaaaggaagaaagaaaagaaagaaagaaagaaagaaagaaagaaagaaagaaagaaagaaagaaagaaagaaagaaagaaagaaagaaagaaagaaagaaagaaagaaagaaagaaagaaagaaagaaagaaagaaagaaagaaagaaagaaagaaagagaaaaagagagagaagaggggggagagagtgagaaagaggaagggaagaggggatgaaggaaaaaacaaagaaggtcacactgctaggaagtatctaagatttgaagccaagacctGCCATCTCCAGCTCTGGAGATCTGACCactaagccacctggctgccccttctATCCCCCCATGTGGAGAGGTCTACAGAAATCGGCTTCTTAAAGGCAGCGCTGCTGTCATTCGTCTCCATCCCCAGCACCTAATATGGTCCTTTAAGCTTTATGAAGTACATTGGAACTTCCACATAACTGAGCCTCACACGCACTCTATCAGCTGAACCCTGTAAGGTGGCATCGAAGGACAAAGTACACAAATGGCCCTCCTTTTGCAGAGTTAAAGCACAAGGGAAGGCGATTTGCCGATAGTTGCGCAGCTCTTATGaggcagaagtgggatttgaactcgggtctttctcaCACTGAAGTGTTTACACTGACTCGGTTCTCCTCCCTCCACGCCCGGCACAGTGCGCTGTAAGAACTCTGAAGGTTCTTGATCAACATTTGCTCAATGACTAGCTGATGCCGTCAGCGCTGGGGCAGGAGGCTGAGGAGCCCTCAGCGGCCACCCTCACGGCCCCTCACTTACCTTTGATGACAAAGAGGCGTCCGAGGGTCTCTGGGTAATTCTCCTCAAACATGCAAAGGAACTGAGGCCGGTGGGATGGGGTAGAATGAAGAGATCGGTTACATTCTTCGCCCTTTCCTCTCCCCAGTCAGGGCTGTCCCCAGCCCCACTGCCAGCCCCGCCGAGCGTCTTCCTGACTGGCAGGGTGCCCTGACCCCCGTGTGCCTCCCTCCCCAACCTGGACAGCCCAGGCCAAGGCTGGCCATCACCAACTAAAGAAAAGAAGGTGAAACAATTCTGGGCTCGGTATGGCGGCACTGTGGAATGCTCCGGCGATCTTTGCCCGGTGGGCCAGGCTGGGCCTCTGACcatcccctttcttttctttttgtccccCCCTAAAACCCTTCCctgctgccttagaatcaatacaagtatcaaagacagaagagcaggaaggactaggaaattagttaagtgacttgtccagggtcacacagctcggtcgtgtctgaagccagatttgaccccggaacctcccatctccaagcctggctctacccagagtcacctagctgccctccccaTCTCCTTTCGACCACAGATAATGATTGTAAAGAACAGTAAGCCACGTTTCTGCATCCGGGCATCATAGACCTAGAGCTCAAAAAGAACGTTGATCTAactgctccattttacagatgggaaaactgagtcccaaggaagctaagtgtcttgcccaggatcattagGTCATAGACCTTAAAGGGTCCCATCTAGGCCCAACAAGAATCCCCTACATTGCATCCCCAATGAGTGGCTCTAGAGCCCCCACCTGAAGCCCCTCACGGGGGAGCTCACGAGAGGCAGCtcggatagagctctgggcctggagtcgggaagactcgagttcaagtccagtctgagacacttattagctgtgtgactctagctctgcctgcctcagtttcctccaccaTAACAACAGAGATCTTAACAGCAccgacctctcagggcggttgtgaagatcaaatgggatatttgtCAAGCgcttagcacagggcttggcacttagtaggagcttaataaatgctccttcccttccccactatGTCTGAGGTGGCCTATAAGCATCTTGCACAAAATACCAGGAGGCTTCCCTAACCATCTAGTGGCCACGAGGGCTCGGGGGAAGGCCGCGCCATCCCTCGCTCGGTGCctctcctccccatctctaggctccTTTTCTGCTTCCAAGTGGGAGTCTTCCTGGGCCAGGCATCATGCCTGCAGCCCCAGAGGCATCTGGGCCTGAGCCAGCCCAGCATCCATCATTCCCTGGGACTCGAACCCATGACTCATGACTCCCCGTGGCAGACAAGGGAAGAGTAATCTGTCAGTCCTGCTAGTCCATTGCATGGATGAGGACACCCCAGGCAGTGTGATCCCTAAAAGGCCCCCCCCCGCTCTGGGGGTTCCCAGGTTCCCAGCCAGTCTTGGCCCAGGCGCCCCTGGGTGATCCTGGGCCCTCCGCTAAGCTCCTCCCCTCCGGCCCCACTACCTTACCTCCCCGTAGAGCTCCACGGCAGGCTTCCAGAGATGCTTGAGGCCCAGCCCCTCGCAGTCATAGACCATGGTGAGGGTCTCTATCTTCTTACCCAACTGCAGGAGACATCAAAGTTGCTGCCTAGGAAGCTGCTCGATGCAATAccactctcctctccttcccctgctTTCTCTGGGCTGTGGCATAGGGCCGGGAGGGGGTTTAGAACAGGAAAAAACAGGGCaggagggagcctagaacaggggatgtcGGGGCTgagaggggcttagaacaggaggagtcagggctgggagggagcttagaacaaggaatgtcagggctgggagggagcttagaacaggggacaTCAGGGCTGAGAGgggcttagaacaaggaatgttaGGGCTGagaggagcttagaacagggggagtcagggctgggagggagcttagaacaaggaatgttaGGGCTGagaggagcttagaacagggggagtcagggctgggagggagcttagaacagggaatgtcagagctgggagggagcttagaacaggggatgttgGGGCTAAGAGgggcttagaacaaggaatgttaGGGCTGAGAGGAGCTTAGAACAGGAGgagtcagggctgggagggagcttagaacaaggaatgtcagggctgggagggagcttagaacaaggaatgtcagggctgggagggagcttagaacaaggaatgtcagggctgggagggagcttagaacaaggaatgtcagggctgggagggagcttagaacaaggaatgtcagggctgggagggagcttagaacaggggacaTCAGGGctgagagggagcttagaacaaggaatgttaGGGCTGagaggagcttagaacagggggagtcagggctgggagggagcttagaacagggaatgtcagagctgggagggagcttagaacaggggacaTCAGGGCTgagaggggcttagaacaggggatgtcagggctgggagggagcttagaacaggggacaTCAGGGCTGAGAGgggcttagaacaaggaatgttaGGGCTGagaggagcttagaacagggggagtcagggctgggagggagcttagaacagggaatgtcagagctgggagggagcttagaacaggggacaTCAGGGCTgagaggggcttagaacaggggatgtcagggctgggatggagcttagaacaggggacaTCAGGGCTGAGAGgggcttagaacaaggaatgttaGGGCTGagaggagcttagaacagggggagtcagggctgggagggagcttagaacagggaatgtcagagctgggagggagcttagaacaggggacaTCAGGGCTgagaggggcttagaacaggggatgtcagggctgggagggagcttagaacaggggacaTCAGGGCTGAGAGgggcttagaacaaggaatgttaGGGCTGagaggagcttagaacagggggagtcagggctgggagggagcttagaacagggaatgtcagagctgggagggagcttagaacaggggacaTCAGGGCTgagaggggcttagaacaggggatgtcagggctgggagggagcttagaacaggggacaTCAGGGCTgagaggggcttagaacaggggatgtcagggctgggagggagcttagaacaggggacaTCAGGGCTgagaggggcttagaacaggggatgtcagggctgggagggagcttagaacagaaaaaATCAGGGCTGGAAGTTATCTTAGAACAAAGAACACACAGCATCTGAGCTAAAAGACACCTTAGAACACAAAGCAAAGAACATCAGGGCTGGGAGGGCCCTTCGAAATCATTTAGTCTGACCTCCTCACTCCTCCTAAAGAGAAGAGGCAATCTGCCAAGCTCCTGAGAGTCGGGAGTAGAATCCCAACCTCCTGACTCCCAGCACACAGATCCCCAAACCTCCGCCTGACATTTAGGACCCTCCACAGTGTGGCCCCTTCTTCCCTCGCTGGTCTTCTCGCACTTTCCGCCCCACCACGAACCCTAAGATCCAGCTATTCCTCCTCGCCATTCCTCGAACGTGGCCCTCCATCTCCCCACTCGGGGCCTGAGCCCTGGCTGTGCCCCCAGCCTGAACCGTTCTGCCCCTTCGTGTCCGGGTTGTAGTTTGCCAGGCTTCCTTCAGGACTCAGCGTAAAGCTCCCCTCTGGAGTCGGTCTTTCCTGCTCCCCAGCTGCTGTCTCCTGACGATCTCCTCCCCCTATTCTGTCGGGGTCTTCTTTTTCTCGCAGCAccctttctcccccattagatgaGGGCACGAGCTCTTTGCTCAGAGCACTGAGCAAAGCCTCTCTCACAGCCCtggctccttcctcttctcctcatcCAATGGGGCTGCAGAGGGGCAGATGCTTGGCTTTTCCTATGGGCGGGCCCTATCTCAGGGGAGCTAGGGAGCGTGATCGCCTGGGTCCCATCCCCGCCACCCGCCTCACCTTTTCTGACTGCTGAGCGCACATCAGCCGGATCATCTCGCAGTCCCTCATCTTGGTCCTGAGCAGATCCTGCTTGGAGGCGGACAGCAGCAGCCCCTTGACGTCCAGCGGCCCGATCACATCGTACCACACAGGACAGCCGTTGAGGTCAAAGCCGCACATCCCACCAGCCAGGTACTGCTGGATCACCTGGGTGGAGATGGGGGCGGCGtcaggagggaaggagggcacAGGGACTCGGAGCTCTACcagccctgccctcagggagcccaCAGGGAACCTGGGTACATCCCGGACGCTAAAGGGCTTGGTTTTGGGGGTTGGCAGGCCTGGAGCTGGGCAGGGATTGGGGGCTggtgggaatggggggggggggagatggggACAGATGTCGCTCGATCCTCCTCACCTCCGGGGGCTGCCAGCTCACGATATTTTCAAGATCTTTTTGTTTCCGGAACTCCACATGCtttgaaaacacacaaagaaagaAACCTGCTCGGGAAGCCTTCCTAACACGAGGACCAAGATGACGCCTAATGCAGTTGAGCACGATGACGACAACTCAACTAGAAGTCACAGGAACTGGATACGAATCCTTACTCCGACATATCCTGGCTGCATGACTTTAGCTCAGGTCCTCCCCCTCTTTGAGCTCCAGGTTCCCCTTATTTCACCCTCTGTCACAGGGAGGTTTTCCTTACCTAAAAATGGGAGAGTTTACTATCAACCTTATTACTCCTGCCCTCTCCCACAAGAGCAATGTCTAAGGATCCTGAAAATGTCCAATCTCCGGGAATCTTCTCATCAACGATCATAACAATATTAATGTGATTGACCAACGGGGGGCCCTCCTGCTCTACAGACTATGATGTCCAGGGGCATTTTTATGATCATTTTGAATGGGATTCCCCCATAGCGATAAAGAAGTGCTATTTGTTTTTTGTGGATTTCTTTTGTAACCAACTATTTTATAGAAGCTATTCTATCAAGCTATTTCTTTGCTGATTCTCGggggttttctaagtaaattgAGACTGCTGGTGGTACAAGGACAGAGctctgggcctgaaatcaggaagaccagagttcaaatgtagctCAAACACttgatctctgtttgcctcagtt
This sequence is a window from Monodelphis domestica isolate mMonDom1 chromosome 3, mMonDom1.pri, whole genome shotgun sequence. Protein-coding genes within it:
- the SEC14L2 gene encoding SEC14-like protein 2 produces the protein MLRKHVEFRKQKDLENIVSWQPPEVIQQYLAGGMCGFDLNGCPVWYDVIGPLDVKGLLLSASKQDLLRTKMRDCEMIRLMCAQQSEKLGKKIETLTMVYDCEGLGLKHLWKPAVELYGEFLCMFEENYPETLGRLFVIKAPKLFPVAYNLIKPFLSEDTRKKIMVLGANWKEVLLKHISPDQLPMDYGGTMTDPDGNPKCKSKINYGGEIPKKYYIRDQVNQQYEHTVQINRGSSHQVEYEILFPSCVLRWQFMSDGADVGFGVFLKTKTGERQRAGEMTEVVPTQRYNAHLVPEDGTLTCTEPGIYVLRFDNTYSYIHAKKVSFTVEVLLPDKASEERLQQLGEKGLAPSQH